The following are encoded in a window of Sinomonas cyclohexanicum genomic DNA:
- the ribH gene encoding 6,7-dimethyl-8-ribityllumazine synthase — protein MSGHGAPTLSLDNPDLAQLRLAIVAASWHTEIMDGLLAGALRAASEAGIAAPTVVRVPGTFELPVAATKLADSHDAVVALGVVIRGGTPHFEYVCEAATVGLTDVSVRTGVPVGFGVLTCDTEEQGIDRAGLPGSKEDKGHEATTAALLTAVTLRSL, from the coding sequence ATGAGCGGCCACGGCGCCCCCACCCTGTCCCTTGACAACCCCGACCTCGCGCAGCTGCGCCTTGCGATCGTCGCGGCCAGCTGGCACACCGAGATCATGGACGGCCTCCTTGCCGGGGCCCTCCGCGCCGCCTCGGAGGCCGGCATCGCAGCCCCGACCGTGGTCCGGGTGCCCGGGACCTTCGAGCTCCCGGTCGCCGCCACGAAGCTCGCGGACAGCCACGACGCCGTGGTTGCGCTCGGCGTCGTGATCCGCGGCGGCACCCCCCACTTCGAGTATGTGTGCGAGGCCGCCACGGTGGGCCTGACCGACGTGAGTGTCCGGACGGGCGTCCCGGTGGGCTTCGGCGTCCTGACGTGCGACACGGAGGAGCAGGGGATCGATCGAGCCGGGCTGCCCGGCTCGAAGGAGGACAAGGGCCACGAGGCGACCACGGCCGCACTCCTGACGGCCGTAACGCTCCGATCGCTCTAG
- the def gene encoding peptide deformylase, with translation MAVLPIRIIGDPVLRTVAEEVTDFGPALARLVEDMLETMEDVDGAGLAAPQVGVSQRVFTYQIGQERGHVVNPVLTLSEEYQDDAIEGCLSIPGVAFPVRRRARATVSGIDVSGNPVELAAEGLLARIAQHETDHLDGILFPDRLEGDDRRAALRAIRSIDYRTQVDATLSKRSAHVGSAFGAGAAFGAGAPS, from the coding sequence ATGGCCGTCTTGCCCATCAGGATCATCGGCGACCCCGTGCTCCGCACGGTCGCGGAGGAGGTCACGGATTTCGGTCCGGCGCTCGCGCGCCTCGTGGAGGACATGCTCGAGACCATGGAGGACGTCGACGGTGCCGGGCTCGCCGCGCCGCAGGTCGGCGTGAGCCAGCGCGTCTTCACGTACCAAATCGGCCAGGAGCGCGGCCATGTGGTCAACCCCGTGCTGACGCTGTCGGAGGAGTACCAGGACGACGCGATCGAGGGATGCCTCAGCATCCCCGGAGTCGCCTTCCCGGTCCGTCGGCGCGCGCGGGCGACAGTGTCCGGCATCGACGTGAGCGGCAACCCCGTCGAGCTCGCGGCCGAGGGGCTGCTCGCCCGCATCGCGCAGCACGAGACGGACCACCTCGACGGGATCCTCTTCCCCGACCGGCTTGAGGGCGACGACCGGCGCGCGGCGCTGCGGGCGATCCGATCGATCGACTACCGCACCCAGGTCGACGCGACGCTCTCCAAGCGTTCCGCCCACGTCGGCTCGGCGTTCGGGGCCGGTGCCGCGTTCGGGGCGGGCGCCCCTTCATGA
- a CDS encoding phosphoribosyl-ATP diphosphatase produces MKDFETLFAELSEKAEKRPAGSRTVAELESGVHGIGKKIVEEAAEVWMAAEYETDEEAAEEISQLLYHLQVLMLAKGITLQDVYRHL; encoded by the coding sequence GTGAAGGATTTCGAGACACTGTTCGCCGAACTCAGCGAGAAGGCCGAGAAGCGCCCGGCCGGATCGCGCACCGTCGCCGAACTGGAGTCCGGAGTGCACGGCATCGGCAAGAAGATCGTCGAAGAGGCCGCCGAGGTGTGGATGGCCGCCGAGTACGAGACGGACGAAGAAGCCGCCGAGGAGATCTCGCAGCTCCTGTACCACCTCCAGGTGCTCATGCTTGCCAAGGGAATCACGCTGCAGGACGTGTACCGGCATCTGTAG
- the ribA gene encoding GTP cyclohydrolase II → MSKSPSPGDPAHGAAHASAHAPGRHAVTGGPVVKLPTAFGEFVAQAWIDEETGAEHLAVSSPAPPRGGLAPLVRLHSECLTGDVFGSYRCDCGEQLAYALGLIREQGGTLLYLRGQEGRGIGLANKIKAYALQEAGFDTVEANEQLGLPVDARSYKAAAGILAEMGLTSIRLLSNNPDKKRRLAKSGVRVVEMVPTEVPSRAENLRYLQTKKERMEHLLSLDLHGGLRVAGDTD, encoded by the coding sequence ATGAGCAAGAGTCCTTCGCCCGGCGACCCAGCCCACGGTGCGGCCCACGCGTCAGCACACGCGCCGGGCCGGCATGCCGTCACGGGCGGTCCCGTCGTGAAGCTGCCGACCGCGTTCGGCGAATTCGTCGCCCAAGCGTGGATCGACGAGGAGACCGGCGCCGAGCATCTTGCGGTGAGCTCGCCCGCCCCGCCCCGGGGCGGCCTCGCTCCTCTCGTGCGGCTCCACTCGGAATGCCTCACCGGGGACGTCTTCGGTTCCTACCGCTGCGACTGCGGAGAGCAGCTCGCGTACGCCCTCGGACTGATCCGGGAACAGGGCGGCACGCTGCTCTACCTGCGCGGTCAGGAGGGCAGGGGGATCGGCCTCGCGAACAAGATCAAGGCGTACGCCCTCCAGGAAGCCGGCTTCGACACGGTCGAGGCCAACGAGCAGCTGGGCCTGCCCGTGGACGCGCGCTCATACAAGGCCGCGGCGGGGATCCTGGCGGAGATGGGCCTGACGAGCATCCGGCTCCTGAGCAACAATCCGGACAAGAAGAGGCGTTTGGCCAAGTCGGGCGTCCGCGTGGTCGAGATGGTCCCCACCGAGGTTCCCTCCCGCGCGGAGAACCTGCGCTACCTGCAGACCAAGAAGGAGCGCATGGAGCACCTCCTGAGCCTGGACCTCCACGGTGGCCTCCGCGTTGCCGGCGACACGGACTGA
- a CDS encoding RsmB/NOP family class I SAM-dependent RNA methyltransferase: protein MNERASGPRGGNGRTGGEDGRRRETRRDVQGRERNRGGRGPRRFSEQAPSQRSRAADPGRLVAFEVLRAVSRDDAYANLVLPQRIRHHRLDRRDAGFATELAYGALRWQGTYDAVLALNVDRPLSQLDPAVLDVLRLGAHQLLGMRVPPHAALNQTVALTRAVVGAGPASLVNAVLRRVSEKDLPAWIAELTAGQLDAAEHDAIAYAHPAWIVRALRQSLVAHGRGTEEIHDLLEADNAAPVVNLVALPGLGSLEDALSAGAEPGDLVEGSALSGGGDLGRWAAVREGTVRVQDVGSQLVARAVAAVPLEGAAHDAARSPEQWLDLCAGPGGKAALLAALAAEQGATLLANEAAPHRADLVRKALRPVPGDAWDVRTGDGRDLGREHPGQFARVIADVPCTGLGALRRRPESRWRRTPGDLTELGPLQRALLDAAIDAAAPGGVVGYVTCSPHPAETTLVVSDALKRRDDVELLDAGAALDAVALRPLGAGHDRMAQLWPHIHATDAMFLALFRKLPAATSKES, encoded by the coding sequence ATGAACGAGCGCGCTTCAGGGCCCCGCGGGGGCAATGGCCGCACCGGCGGCGAGGATGGCCGGCGCCGTGAGACACGCCGCGACGTCCAGGGCCGCGAGCGGAACCGCGGCGGCCGCGGGCCCCGGCGCTTCAGCGAACAGGCGCCGAGCCAGCGATCGCGGGCGGCCGACCCCGGCCGCCTCGTGGCGTTCGAGGTGCTCCGCGCTGTCTCCCGCGACGACGCCTACGCGAACCTTGTGCTGCCCCAGCGGATCCGCCACCACCGACTCGACCGCCGGGACGCGGGCTTCGCGACGGAGCTTGCCTATGGGGCGCTCCGCTGGCAGGGGACGTATGACGCGGTCCTCGCCCTCAACGTCGACCGGCCGCTGTCCCAGCTCGACCCCGCGGTGCTCGACGTCCTCCGCCTCGGCGCCCACCAGCTCCTCGGGATGCGGGTCCCGCCCCACGCCGCCCTCAACCAGACCGTCGCGCTCACCCGGGCCGTGGTCGGCGCGGGCCCGGCGTCCCTCGTCAACGCCGTGCTGCGCCGGGTGAGCGAGAAGGACCTCCCCGCCTGGATCGCCGAGCTCACGGCCGGCCAGCTCGACGCTGCCGAGCACGACGCGATCGCGTACGCGCATCCGGCGTGGATCGTGCGCGCCCTGCGCCAGTCGCTCGTGGCCCACGGCCGCGGCACGGAGGAGATCCACGATCTGCTCGAGGCCGACAACGCCGCGCCCGTGGTGAACCTCGTCGCACTGCCCGGCCTCGGAAGCCTCGAGGACGCCCTGTCCGCGGGCGCGGAGCCCGGAGACCTCGTCGAGGGCTCGGCGCTCTCCGGCGGCGGTGACCTCGGGCGGTGGGCCGCCGTCCGGGAGGGCACAGTCCGCGTCCAGGACGTGGGCTCTCAGCTCGTGGCCCGCGCCGTCGCGGCAGTCCCCCTCGAGGGTGCCGCTCACGACGCCGCCCGGTCACCCGAGCAGTGGCTCGACCTGTGCGCGGGACCCGGGGGCAAGGCTGCGCTCCTCGCGGCACTCGCCGCCGAGCAGGGCGCCACACTCCTGGCGAACGAGGCCGCCCCGCACCGGGCCGATCTGGTGCGCAAAGCGCTCCGTCCCGTGCCAGGGGACGCCTGGGACGTCCGCACGGGGGACGGGCGCGATCTCGGACGCGAGCACCCCGGACAGTTCGCGAGGGTCATCGCGGACGTCCCCTGCACCGGGCTCGGGGCCCTGCGGCGGCGGCCGGAGTCGCGATGGCGCCGTACGCCGGGCGACCTCACCGAGCTCGGCCCGCTCCAGCGCGCCCTTCTCGATGCGGCCATCGACGCGGCGGCCCCCGGCGGCGTCGTCGGCTACGTGACGTGCTCGCCGCACCCCGCCGAGACGACGCTCGTGGTGTCCGACGCGCTCAAGCGGCGCGACGACGTCGAACTCCTCGACGCGGGGGCCGCCCTCGACGCGGTGGCCCTCCGCCCGCTCGGTGCCGGCCATGACCGCATGGCCCAGCTCTGGCCGCACATCCACGCGACGGACGCGATGTTCCTCGCGCTCTTCCGCAAGCTGCCCGCCGCCACGAGCAAGGAGTCCTGA
- a CDS encoding methionyl-tRNA formyltransferase — protein MRIVFAGTPEVAVPSLDRLVAAGFTVVGVLTRPDAPVGRKRVLTPSPVAARAEALGLPVVKAARITPDVVSTLAGWAPDAAAIVAYGGIVPPAALAVPAHGWVNLHFSLLPAWRGAAPLQYSVIHGDDVVGASTFRLEEGLDTGPVYGTLALTPGPEATSGGLLSELATSGAELLVQTLSGIDEGRLEPRPQAGEPTFAPKLTLEDGRLDWVLPAVALHRRARGVTPEPGAWTMLDGQRFKLEPPRLRPDVEGIPPGRLAWAGKAVLVGTGTHALELTRVQPAGKKMMLAADWARGAGEIEGTVLG, from the coding sequence ATGAGGATCGTCTTCGCCGGCACGCCGGAGGTGGCCGTGCCCTCACTCGACCGGCTCGTGGCTGCCGGGTTCACGGTCGTTGGCGTCCTCACCCGTCCGGACGCGCCCGTGGGCCGCAAGCGCGTGCTCACGCCCTCGCCGGTCGCCGCCCGCGCCGAGGCCCTCGGCCTCCCCGTCGTGAAGGCGGCACGCATCACGCCCGACGTCGTGTCCACGCTCGCGGGGTGGGCCCCCGATGCGGCCGCAATCGTCGCGTACGGCGGCATCGTCCCGCCGGCGGCGCTCGCCGTCCCGGCGCACGGCTGGGTCAACCTGCACTTCTCGCTGCTCCCGGCGTGGCGCGGCGCGGCCCCACTGCAGTACTCCGTGATCCACGGAGACGACGTCGTGGGCGCCTCGACGTTCCGGCTCGAGGAAGGGCTCGACACCGGGCCCGTCTACGGGACCCTCGCTCTCACCCCGGGGCCCGAGGCCACGAGCGGCGGGCTCCTCTCAGAGCTCGCCACGTCCGGCGCTGAGCTGCTCGTCCAGACGCTTTCGGGCATCGATGAAGGGCGTCTCGAACCTCGGCCGCAGGCCGGCGAGCCGACCTTCGCCCCGAAACTCACCCTCGAGGACGGGCGGCTCGACTGGGTGCTCCCCGCCGTGGCCCTCCATCGGCGGGCGCGCGGCGTCACACCGGAGCCCGGCGCGTGGACCATGCTGGACGGACAGCGCTTCAAGCTCGAGCCGCCACGGCTGCGGCCGGACGTCGAGGGCATTCCGCCCGGCCGTCTGGCCTGGGCCGGGAAGGCCGTTCTGGTCGGAACCGGGACGCACGCGCTCGAGCTCACTCGGGTGCAGCCCGCCGGGAAGAAGATGATGCTGGCCGCTGACTGGGCCCGGGGCGCCGGGGAGATCGAAGGGACGGTGCTCGGATGA
- the ribB gene encoding 3,4-dihydroxy-2-butanone-4-phosphate synthase → MREGRPVLVVDDEHRENEGDIIFAAQHATPALMGWTIRYSSGVICVPMPGETADRLELPPMVEDNQDAKGTAYTVSCDLRGGISTGISATDRAKTVAALADGASVPGDFTRPGHIFPLRAVDGGVLVRQGHTEAAVELCRLAGLAPVGVIAEVVHDDGEMMRLPALREFADAHGCPLISIEDLVDHVAATRAAQGGDR, encoded by the coding sequence ATGCGCGAGGGCCGCCCGGTGCTCGTCGTCGACGACGAGCACCGCGAGAACGAGGGCGACATCATCTTCGCGGCCCAGCACGCGACCCCGGCGCTCATGGGCTGGACCATCAGGTACTCGTCCGGGGTCATCTGCGTGCCGATGCCGGGCGAGACCGCGGACCGGCTCGAACTGCCGCCCATGGTCGAGGACAACCAGGACGCCAAGGGCACCGCGTACACCGTCTCGTGCGACCTGCGCGGCGGGATCTCGACGGGCATCAGCGCGACCGACCGTGCCAAGACCGTCGCCGCGCTCGCGGACGGGGCCTCGGTCCCCGGGGACTTCACCCGGCCCGGGCATATATTCCCCCTCCGGGCAGTTGACGGGGGTGTACTGGTCCGTCAGGGCCACACCGAGGCGGCGGTGGAGCTGTGCCGGCTCGCCGGGCTCGCCCCCGTCGGGGTGATCGCGGAAGTGGTCCATGACGACGGCGAGATGATGCGGCTTCCCGCGCTGCGGGAGTTCGCCGACGCCCACGGGTGCCCTCTCATCTCGATCGAGGACCTCGTCGACCACGTGGCCGCGACCCGGGCCGCGCAAGGAGGAGACCGATGA
- the zapE gene encoding cell division protein ZapE, producing the protein MATVEHLTTRTPRVSVEELLTGLHPSPRFGEVSFSSYRPDPSQPSQAAAVKALEGFSDGIGASNGGLFSKLFGSKPKTRAGVYLDGGFGVGKTHLLASLWHAAPGPKAFGTFVEYTNLVGALSFRKTVDALSAYKLVCIDEFELDDPGDTVLMSRLMRELADAGVKLAATSNTLPGSLGEGRFAAVDFQREIQVLADQFDVVRIDGEDYRHRGLPAAPSPLSNAELDARMNAEFDGGLVAVDDFGALLKHLAGVHPSRYRQLIDGIDGIVWKDVHPIEHQATALRFVVLADRLYDKDVPILASGVPFDSLFTPEMMAGGYMKKYFRAVSRLTALAREGQSHEPS; encoded by the coding sequence TTGGCGACTGTCGAACACCTCACTACCCGCACGCCCCGAGTGTCCGTCGAGGAACTGCTGACCGGTCTGCACCCGTCGCCCCGTTTCGGGGAGGTCTCCTTCTCCAGCTACCGCCCCGATCCCTCGCAACCGAGCCAAGCCGCGGCCGTGAAGGCGCTCGAGGGCTTCAGCGACGGCATCGGGGCGTCGAACGGCGGACTCTTCTCCAAGCTCTTCGGCTCCAAGCCCAAGACCCGCGCCGGCGTGTACCTGGACGGCGGCTTCGGTGTCGGCAAGACCCACCTCCTCGCCTCCCTGTGGCACGCGGCCCCCGGACCGAAGGCGTTCGGCACGTTCGTGGAGTACACCAACCTCGTGGGGGCGCTCTCGTTCCGCAAGACGGTCGACGCGCTCAGCGCCTACAAGCTCGTGTGCATCGACGAGTTCGAGCTCGACGACCCTGGTGACACCGTCCTGATGTCCCGGCTCATGCGCGAGCTCGCGGACGCCGGCGTCAAGCTGGCCGCGACGTCGAACACACTGCCCGGCTCGCTGGGCGAGGGCCGGTTCGCCGCGGTCGACTTCCAGCGGGAGATCCAGGTCCTTGCCGACCAGTTCGACGTCGTCCGGATCGACGGTGAGGACTACCGGCACCGCGGCCTTCCCGCGGCACCGTCGCCGTTGTCGAATGCAGAGCTCGACGCGCGGATGAACGCAGAATTCGACGGCGGACTGGTCGCCGTCGACGATTTCGGTGCCCTCCTGAAGCACCTCGCGGGCGTACACCCGAGCCGGTACCGCCAGCTCATCGACGGGATCGACGGCATCGTGTGGAAGGACGTCCACCCGATCGAACACCAGGCCACCGCGCTGCGCTTCGTGGTGCTCGCCGACCGGCTCTACGACAAGGACGTGCCGATCCTGGCCTCGGGCGTTCCGTTCGACTCGCTCTTCACCCCCGAGATGATGGCGGGCGGCTACATGAAGAAGTACTTCCGTGCGGTCTCGCGCCTCACCGCCCTGGCCCGGGAGGGCCAGAGCCACGAGCCGTCCTGA
- the hisF gene encoding imidazole glycerol phosphate synthase subunit HisF, with amino-acid sequence MSVAIRVIPCLDVDAGRVVKGVNFLNLRDAGDPVELAHRYDTAGADELTFLDVTASSSDRQTTFDVVRRTAEEVFIPLTVGGGVRGVDDVDRLLREGADKASINTAAIARPDVIDEITRHFGSQVLVLSVDARRVQGDTATASGFEVTTHGGRKGTGIDAVAWAKEAADRGVGEILLNSIDADGTKEGFDLELIRLIRAAVTVPIIASGGAGAPEHFPPAIEAGADAVLAASMFHFGPVDMIGQVKAAIRAAGFPVR; translated from the coding sequence ATGTCCGTCGCAATCCGCGTCATCCCCTGTCTCGACGTCGACGCCGGCCGCGTCGTCAAGGGAGTGAACTTCCTCAACCTGCGCGACGCGGGCGACCCCGTGGAGCTCGCGCACCGCTATGACACCGCCGGGGCGGACGAGCTGACGTTCCTCGACGTCACGGCCTCGTCCTCCGACCGCCAGACGACCTTCGACGTGGTGCGCCGCACCGCCGAGGAGGTCTTCATCCCGCTCACCGTGGGCGGCGGCGTGAGGGGAGTGGACGACGTCGACCGCCTCCTGCGCGAGGGAGCGGACAAGGCGTCGATCAACACCGCCGCGATCGCGCGCCCCGACGTGATCGACGAGATCACGCGTCACTTCGGCTCCCAGGTGCTCGTCCTGTCCGTCGACGCGCGCCGGGTCCAGGGAGACACGGCCACCGCCTCGGGCTTCGAGGTCACGACCCACGGCGGCCGCAAGGGGACCGGCATCGACGCGGTCGCGTGGGCCAAGGAGGCCGCGGACCGCGGCGTGGGGGAGATCCTGCTCAACTCGATCGACGCGGACGGCACGAAAGAAGGCTTCGACCTCGAGCTCATCCGCCTCATCCGCGCGGCCGTCACGGTCCCGATCATCGCCTCGGGGGGCGCCGGAGCGCCCGAGCACTTCCCGCCGGCCATCGAAGCCGGTGCGGACGCGGTGCTGGCGGCCTCGATGTTCCACTTCGGGCCGGTCGACATGATCGGCCAGGTCAAGGCCGCCATCCGCGCCGCGGGCTTCCCCGTCCGCTAG
- the rpe gene encoding ribulose-phosphate 3-epimerase codes for MTCCIHPSILSADFVNLEAELARISTADAVHVDVMDNHFVPNLTLGLPVVERIQAVSRLPLDAHLMIADADRWAPLYADLGLASVTFHAEAATAPVKLARELRARGSKAGMALRPATAVEPYLDMLAELDMLLVMTVEPGFGGQSFLDLTLPKIRRARAAVDGSGAKVAIQVDGGISASTIERAAEAGADVFVAGSAVYGAEDPAEAVEQLRALAQAAAGS; via the coding sequence GTGACCTGCTGCATCCACCCGAGCATCCTGTCCGCCGATTTCGTCAACCTCGAGGCGGAGCTAGCCAGGATCTCGACCGCCGACGCCGTGCACGTGGACGTCATGGACAACCACTTCGTGCCGAACCTCACGCTCGGCCTGCCGGTGGTCGAGCGGATCCAGGCCGTCAGCCGCCTCCCGCTCGACGCCCATCTCATGATCGCCGACGCCGACCGGTGGGCGCCGCTGTACGCGGACTTGGGCCTCGCCTCGGTCACGTTCCACGCCGAGGCGGCCACCGCCCCCGTCAAGCTCGCACGCGAGCTGCGGGCCCGGGGTTCGAAGGCGGGCATGGCGCTTCGGCCCGCGACCGCCGTCGAGCCTTACCTCGACATGCTCGCCGAGCTTGACATGCTCCTCGTCATGACGGTCGAGCCCGGGTTCGGGGGGCAGTCGTTCCTCGACCTGACCCTGCCGAAGATCCGCCGTGCCAGGGCCGCCGTAGACGGTTCGGGCGCCAAGGTTGCGATCCAAGTCGACGGGGGCATCTCGGCCTCGACGATCGAGCGCGCGGCGGAGGCTGGAGCGGACGTCTTCGTGGCGGGGTCGGCCGTCTATGGCGCCGAGGATCCCGCCGAGGCAGTCGAGCAGCTCCGCGCTCTGGCCCAGGCGGCCGCAGGGTCCTGA
- the ribD gene encoding bifunctional diaminohydroxyphosphoribosylaminopyrimidine deaminase/5-amino-6-(5-phosphoribosylamino)uracil reductase RibD produces MDQALALAGHGVRGANPLVGAVAVGRDDTVLATGWHRGAGTAHAEADAIANAIRDGVDLAGATMYVTLEPCNHTGRTGPCAQALIAAGVSRVVYAIDDPHDAASGGAGTLRAAGVEVLGGARSAEATEINRRWLGAVSARRPFVTLHLAQTLDSRIAAEDGTSQWITCPESLADNHAIRGRIDAILVGSQTVAVDNPRLTARTADGGLAASQPLRAVMGLREVPADAAVRGDDGRFVHLRTQEPAAALEHLFGLGVRHVMVEGGARIIAAFLGAGLVDELIVYQAPTILGSGKNAVTDLGVRTLADAQHWHWDESDGGAVRRLGSDLRLHLVPAPRPDAAPHDTPLKETH; encoded by the coding sequence ATGGATCAGGCCTTGGCCCTCGCCGGGCACGGCGTGAGGGGCGCCAATCCGCTCGTGGGCGCGGTCGCCGTCGGCCGCGACGACACCGTCTTGGCCACGGGCTGGCACCGAGGCGCTGGCACCGCGCACGCCGAGGCCGACGCGATCGCCAACGCGATACGGGACGGGGTCGACCTCGCCGGCGCGACGATGTACGTCACGCTCGAGCCCTGCAATCACACCGGCCGCACGGGCCCGTGCGCGCAGGCGCTCATCGCGGCCGGAGTGTCCCGGGTCGTGTACGCGATCGACGACCCGCATGACGCTGCGAGCGGCGGGGCCGGCACGCTCCGCGCCGCGGGCGTGGAGGTCCTCGGCGGCGCGCGTTCGGCCGAGGCCACTGAGATCAACCGGCGGTGGCTCGGTGCGGTCTCGGCGCGCCGCCCGTTCGTGACGCTCCACCTCGCCCAGACGCTCGACTCGCGGATCGCTGCCGAGGACGGCACGAGCCAGTGGATCACGTGCCCCGAGTCCCTCGCGGACAACCACGCCATCCGCGGCAGGATCGACGCGATCCTCGTCGGAAGCCAGACCGTGGCCGTGGACAACCCGAGGCTCACCGCCCGGACCGCCGATGGCGGGCTCGCGGCCAGCCAGCCGCTGCGTGCGGTCATGGGGCTGCGCGAGGTCCCGGCCGACGCCGCCGTGCGCGGCGACGACGGCCGGTTCGTCCACCTGCGCACCCAGGAGCCGGCCGCGGCGCTCGAGCACCTGTTCGGACTCGGAGTCCGCCACGTCATGGTGGAGGGCGGTGCCCGCATCATCGCCGCGTTCCTTGGCGCGGGCCTCGTCGACGAGCTGATCGTCTACCAGGCCCCGACGATCCTCGGATCCGGCAAGAACGCCGTGACCGACCTCGGCGTCCGCACGCTCGCCGACGCGCAGCATTGGCATTGGGACGAGTCCGACGGCGGTGCCGTCCGCCGCCTCGGGTCCGACCTGAGGCTCCACCTCGTTCCCGCGCCGCGGCCCGACGCCGCGCCCCACGACACCCCTCTCAAGGAGACCCACTGA
- a CDS encoding riboflavin synthase, with protein MFTGIIAERGTVEDVRLADGSAVLTLTAPTLARDLPLGGSIAVDGCCLTAVTNDGARFTVDVMGESLARTTIGALAPGDRVNLERCVPAGGRLDGHVVQGHVDGVGALLEREPLAHWNRLRFSVPSDLARYVAEKGSIAVDGVSLTVTAVSGPAEQEAWFEVGLIPATLAETGLGTKPIGGAVNLEVDVLAKYTARLLAFGAQDPQALDAHAQGGQL; from the coding sequence ATGTTCACCGGAATCATCGCCGAGCGCGGCACCGTCGAGGACGTGCGCCTGGCCGACGGCAGCGCCGTCCTCACCCTCACCGCGCCGACCCTCGCCCGCGACCTGCCCCTCGGAGGCTCGATCGCCGTGGACGGCTGCTGCCTGACGGCCGTGACGAACGACGGCGCCCGCTTCACCGTGGATGTCATGGGGGAGTCCCTCGCCCGCACCACCATCGGCGCCCTCGCGCCGGGGGACCGGGTGAACCTGGAGCGCTGCGTCCCGGCCGGCGGCCGCTTGGACGGGCACGTCGTCCAGGGCCACGTGGACGGCGTCGGTGCACTGCTCGAACGCGAGCCCCTCGCCCACTGGAATCGCCTGCGCTTCTCGGTGCCCTCCGACCTCGCGCGGTACGTCGCCGAGAAGGGCTCGATCGCTGTGGACGGCGTGTCCCTCACGGTCACCGCGGTGAGCGGCCCGGCCGAGCAGGAAGCGTGGTTCGAGGTGGGGCTCATCCCGGCAACTCTGGCGGAGACGGGCCTCGGCACGAAGCCGATCGGGGGAGCGGTGAACCTCGAGGTCGACGTCCTCGCGAAGTACACGGCGAGGCTGCTCGCCTTCGGCGCCCAGGATCCACAGGCTCTGGACGCGCACGCTCAGGGAGGCCAGCTGTGA
- a CDS encoding maleylpyruvate isomerase family mycothiol-dependent enzyme, with product MSPLRLGPLDEAANLAEFFVHTEDVRRAGDRWAPRALDTAYADALWAEVVKRAAFLYRGVDLGIVLVNTAGPRHVAKRAPVSVAIVGDPGELLLHAFGRRAQALVTFEGQPDAIALLDSAEIGH from the coding sequence GTGTCCCCGCTCAGGCTGGGCCCGCTCGACGAGGCGGCGAACCTCGCGGAGTTCTTTGTCCACACAGAGGACGTCCGGCGGGCCGGCGACCGGTGGGCGCCCCGCGCCCTGGACACCGCGTACGCGGACGCCCTCTGGGCCGAAGTGGTCAAGCGGGCCGCCTTCCTGTACCGGGGGGTCGACCTCGGCATCGTCCTGGTGAATACGGCGGGCCCGCGGCACGTTGCGAAGAGGGCGCCCGTCTCCGTGGCCATCGTGGGCGACCCCGGCGAGCTCCTCCTGCATGCCTTCGGGCGGCGTGCCCAGGCGCTCGTGACCTTCGAGGGGCAGCCGGACGCGATCGCTCTCCTGGACAGCGCGGAGATCGGCCACTGA
- a CDS encoding antitoxin has translation MSFLDDIKGKAEELIGGNTDAVKDGIEKAGDFVDEKTGGKFADQVNGVQQAASDYVSGLGQGNAPAEPATDAVPAGAAAAEGA, from the coding sequence GTGTCTTTTCTGGACGACATCAAGGGCAAGGCTGAGGAACTCATTGGCGGCAACACCGACGCTGTCAAGGACGGCATCGAGAAGGCCGGTGACTTCGTCGACGAGAAGACCGGTGGGAAGTTCGCCGATCAGGTCAATGGAGTCCAGCAGGCTGCCTCCGACTACGTGAGCGGTCTGGGTCAGGGCAATGCCCCGGCCGAACCCGCCACGGACGCAGTCCCTGCCGGCGCGGCCGCCGCCGAAGGCGCCTGA